From the Leptospira biflexa serovar Patoc strain 'Patoc 1 (Paris)' genome, one window contains:
- a CDS encoding aldose 1-epimerase — protein MHQLKTKFSRFETEPTGGGQWLHLSLLSPVDGSSVSVVAGHKPPDPFFASGSFLMFPWVNRLEPNPWAREPFYPSTHWLTDGNGIPLHGLFHNLPRTVSEEKQGENESFVSFSMEIPKAWEGTLLSKIEVKETYQLFPSELKIIYELGNTSDVEFPFALGIHPYFRWNEEESIDDLFLIGSGFHQIKLGDYLLPERVLDDELLLHGEIPLMGKNLDDLYVSKGNEIPYIGLFSMNKKEKLLISGGNFYQVYTPQDRRSIAIEPMTSTGNFLHFPGANPNMIAPHSVKRIQFSIRLDQF, from the coding sequence TTGCACCAACTGAAAACTAAATTCTCAAGGTTTGAGACAGAACCCACAGGCGGTGGGCAATGGTTGCATTTGTCCCTCCTTTCCCCTGTTGACGGGTCCAGTGTCTCCGTTGTGGCAGGGCATAAACCACCCGATCCCTTTTTTGCTTCTGGTTCGTTTTTGATGTTCCCTTGGGTGAACCGTTTGGAGCCGAATCCATGGGCACGGGAGCCGTTTTACCCGAGCACGCATTGGCTGACAGACGGGAACGGGATCCCACTCCACGGTTTATTCCACAATTTGCCAAGGACTGTCTCCGAGGAGAAACAAGGGGAGAATGAGTCATTCGTGAGTTTTTCGATGGAGATTCCAAAAGCCTGGGAAGGGACCTTACTTTCCAAAATTGAAGTCAAAGAAACATACCAACTTTTCCCATCCGAACTCAAAATCATCTATGAACTTGGGAATACTTCCGACGTCGAATTCCCTTTTGCTTTAGGGATCCATCCTTACTTTCGTTGGAACGAGGAGGAAAGTATTGATGATTTATTTCTCATAGGATCTGGTTTTCACCAAATCAAACTAGGAGATTATCTTTTGCCAGAACGTGTGTTAGATGACGAATTATTGCTCCATGGAGAAATTCCACTCATGGGAAAAAATTTGGATGATCTCTATGTTTCCAAAGGAAATGAAATTCCCTACATTGGCCTCTTTTCGATGAACAAAAAAGAAAAACTACTGATCTCCGGTGGCAATTTTTACCAAGTGTACACCCCACAAGACCGTCGGTCCATCGCGATTGAACCGATGACAAGTACTGGGAATTTTTTACACTTCCCTGGTGCTAATCCTAATATGATCGCTCCGCATTCTGTCAAAAGAATTCAATTTTCGATTCGGTTGGATCAATTCTAA
- a CDS encoding TIGR00730 family Rossman fold protein produces the protein MKDLAFENQSFLWGNEAGPIRILSEYLHPKAELKAHGITDTIVVFGSARIPSPEAKKVGGYSPLNELSQYYEEAREVSRLISEWADVLKQEIPDRNLHICTGGGPGIMEAGNRGAKEAGSKSVALNIVLPHEQNPNPYVNPELTFEFHYFFMRKLWFMKTCRGMIAFPGGFGTFDELFETLTLVQTGKKSPIPILLYGKKFWSEVINFKKLAEMRLISEEDLHLFGYADSPIEALRFFQEKIRFELTHSEGTKT, from the coding sequence ATGAAAGATTTAGCCTTTGAGAATCAAAGTTTTTTATGGGGAAATGAGGCAGGTCCCATTCGGATCCTTTCGGAATACCTCCACCCCAAGGCAGAACTGAAAGCGCACGGGATCACGGACACCATCGTTGTCTTTGGATCAGCCAGGATTCCTTCCCCCGAAGCGAAAAAAGTCGGAGGTTATTCCCCTCTGAATGAACTGAGCCAGTATTATGAAGAAGCAAGGGAGGTCTCACGTTTGATCAGTGAGTGGGCCGATGTTTTAAAACAAGAGATCCCCGATCGTAATTTGCATATCTGTACGGGTGGAGGGCCTGGGATCATGGAAGCGGGGAACCGCGGTGCCAAAGAAGCCGGGTCCAAATCGGTGGCTCTGAACATCGTGCTTCCGCATGAACAAAACCCAAACCCGTATGTGAACCCAGAGCTGACATTTGAGTTTCATTATTTTTTTATGCGGAAACTTTGGTTTATGAAGACCTGTCGTGGCATGATTGCCTTCCCTGGTGGGTTCGGAACCTTTGATGAGTTGTTTGAAACCTTAACTCTCGTCCAAACAGGGAAAAAAAGTCCGATCCCCATTCTCCTATATGGGAAAAAATTTTGGTCAGAGGTCATCAATTTCAAAAAATTAGCGGAGATGCGTCTCATCTCGGAAGAGGATCTCCATTTATTTGGTTATGCGGATTCACCCATCGAGGCGCTCCGATTCTTTCAGGAAAAGATTCGTTTCGAATTGACCCATTCTGAGGGTACAAAAACATAG
- the rpmB gene encoding 50S ribosomal protein L28 yields the protein MARTCVVTGKGTTAGNNVSHSHKKNRRIWKVNVITKKIFLEDENRWVRVKISTRALRTLRKKGLKVAIKDHGGDITAITPKKYVGITPKAQPVATA from the coding sequence ATGGCTAGAACATGTGTAGTAACCGGAAAAGGAACAACGGCAGGGAACAACGTATCCCATTCTCATAAAAAGAACCGCCGTATCTGGAAGGTGAATGTGATCACAAAAAAAATCTTTTTGGAAGACGAGAACCGTTGGGTTCGCGTGAAGATTTCTACACGTGCTTTACGAACCCTTCGTAAAAAAGGTTTGAAAGTGGCAATCAAAGACCACGGCGGTGACATCACTGCGATCACTCCTAAAAAATACGTAGGAATCACTCCCAAAGCACAACCAGTAGCAACTGCTTAA
- a CDS encoding endonuclease III domain-containing protein yields MKRSKKTPKITEVYRLLEAEFGVVETPLTFSIPYELAIAVILSAQCTDERVNQVTPELFLAFPTLESFAKAPLSAIETKIFSTGFYKNKAKSIQGFARMVLSEFGGELPKTMEEAIRLPGFGRKTANVVLAEIYGVVEGFVVDTHVKRLTKRLGFTKKTDPIQIEREMMKITPKEICRNLSLYLIFLGRKYCQARRTFCSDCPLSSLCPSYSE; encoded by the coding sequence TTGAAACGATCCAAAAAAACACCAAAAATCACCGAAGTCTACCGTCTCTTGGAGGCGGAGTTCGGTGTCGTAGAAACCCCCCTTACATTTTCTATACCATACGAGCTTGCCATCGCTGTCATCCTCAGTGCACAGTGTACGGACGAACGTGTGAACCAAGTCACACCTGAACTCTTTCTTGCATTTCCTACCCTCGAGTCCTTTGCGAAAGCCCCTCTTTCTGCGATTGAAACGAAAATTTTCTCCACTGGGTTTTATAAAAACAAAGCCAAAAGCATCCAAGGGTTTGCGAGGATGGTTCTTTCTGAATTTGGTGGGGAACTTCCAAAGACAATGGAGGAGGCGATTCGGCTCCCTGGGTTCGGGAGAAAAACCGCCAATGTGGTGCTTGCTGAAATTTATGGAGTGGTGGAAGGATTTGTGGTGGATACCCATGTGAAACGGCTCACAAAACGCCTCGGGTTTACCAAAAAAACGGATCCCATTCAAATCGAACGGGAAATGATGAAGATCACTCCTAAGGAAATTTGCCGAAACCTATCTCTTTACCTAATATTTCTCGGTCGGAAGTATTGCCAGGCTCGCCGTACATTTTGTTCGGATTGCCCTCTTTCTTCCCTATGTCCTTCTTATTCGGAATAG